A single Rhopalosiphum padi isolate XX-2018 chromosome 4, ASM2088224v1, whole genome shotgun sequence DNA region contains:
- the LOC132929475 gene encoding transcriptional repressor protein YY1-like isoform X2, with translation MASPADYMKTEDDEDDDLKLTEQIPVEMPCEIVETVVDQNGRQIIMTPVQGLTKNDNTTMLLQAGHHQHQHHNHHQHHHPHHQDMDDGQLTYVYESVVPQELYAQPESPGPSRFKKENTEDHYLTQTNVPSPPEPVPLGRPRKWEQKQVQIRTLEGEFSVTMWASGTDDEEVSNPEPDPDPDYEEYMTEQTISEEIPQINLSDPKQLSDFARPGHKSKVKKSYTSEMMDRTIACPNKNCSKMFRDNSAMRKHLHTHGPRVHVCAECGKAFVESSKLKRHQLVHTGEKPFQCTFEGCGKRFSLDFNLRTHVRIHTGDRPYVCPFDACNKKFAQSTNLKSHILTHAKANRHMSRPRPSSNRSINPVPEDLNQQYVNVEIPDVDHQHFIVYAE, from the exons atGGCGTCGCCGGCAGATTACATGAAAACCGaagacgacgaagacgacgatCTGAAATTAACTGAGCAAATACCGGTAGAGATGCCGTGCGAAATCGTCGAGACTGTAGTTGACCAGAATGGCCGGCAAATAATTATGACGCCTGTCCAAGGGCTGACGAAAAACGACAACACCACTATGCTACTACAGGCGGGCCATCATCAGCACCAGCACCACAACCACCACCAGCACCACCATCCTCACCATCAAGATATGGATGATGGTCAGCTCACTTACGTTTACGAGAGCGTCGTACCCCAAGAGCTTTATGCCCAGCCTGAAAGCCCAGGACCGTCCAG gtttaaGAAAGAAAATACAGAAGATCATTATTTAACACAAACTAATGTTCCATCACCACCTGAACCAGTACCACTTGGTCGACCAAGAAAATGGGAACAAAAGCAAGTTCAAATTCGAACATTAGAAGGAGAATTTTCTGTAACTATGTGGGCTTCCGGAACAGATgatg AAGAAGTTAGCAACCCCGAACCTGATCCAGATCCTGATTATGAAGAATATATGACTGAGCAAACAATTTCTGAAGAAATACCTCAAATAAACCTTAGTGATCCAAAACAACTCTCAGACTTTGCAAG ACCGGGTCATAAGTCAAAAGTGAAAAAATCTTATACTTCAGAAATGATGGACCGCACTATTGCGTGCCCTAATAAAAACTGCTCAAAAATGTTCCGCGATAACTCAGCTATGCGAAAGCATTTGCATACTCATGGTCCACGTGTTCATGTGTGTGCTGAGTGTGGTAAGGCGTTTGTTGAGAGTTCAAAACTTAAACGTCATCAATTAGTACATACTGGAGAAAAACCTTTTCAG TGTACTTTTGAAGGTTGTGGTAAAAGGTTTTCATTAGACTTCAATCTCAGAACACATGTAAGGATACACACAGGTGACCGACCATATGTGTGTCCATTTGATGCATGCAATAAAAAGTTTGCCCAATCGACTAACTTGAAGTCTCATATATTAACACATGCAAAAGcaaa tagacATATGTCACGACCAAGACCTAGTTCAAATCGGTCAATAAATCCGGTACCAGAAGATTTAAATCAACAGTATGTTAATGTTGAAATACCAGATGTTGATCatcaacattttattgtttatgctgaataa
- the LOC132929475 gene encoding transcriptional repressor protein YY1-like isoform X1 codes for MASPADYMKTEDDEDDDLKLTEQIPVEMPCEIVETVVDQNGRQIIMTPVQGLTKNDNTTMLLQAGHHQHQHHNHHQHHHPHHQDMDDGQLTYVYESVVPQELYAQPESPGPSRFKKENTEDHYLTQTNVPSPPEPVPLGRPRKWEQKQVQIRTLEGEFSVTMWASGTDDDYILEEVSNPEPDPDPDYEEYMTEQTISEEIPQINLSDPKQLSDFARPGHKSKVKKSYTSEMMDRTIACPNKNCSKMFRDNSAMRKHLHTHGPRVHVCAECGKAFVESSKLKRHQLVHTGEKPFQCTFEGCGKRFSLDFNLRTHVRIHTGDRPYVCPFDACNKKFAQSTNLKSHILTHAKANRHMSRPRPSSNRSINPVPEDLNQQYVNVEIPDVDHQHFIVYAE; via the exons atGGCGTCGCCGGCAGATTACATGAAAACCGaagacgacgaagacgacgatCTGAAATTAACTGAGCAAATACCGGTAGAGATGCCGTGCGAAATCGTCGAGACTGTAGTTGACCAGAATGGCCGGCAAATAATTATGACGCCTGTCCAAGGGCTGACGAAAAACGACAACACCACTATGCTACTACAGGCGGGCCATCATCAGCACCAGCACCACAACCACCACCAGCACCACCATCCTCACCATCAAGATATGGATGATGGTCAGCTCACTTACGTTTACGAGAGCGTCGTACCCCAAGAGCTTTATGCCCAGCCTGAAAGCCCAGGACCGTCCAG gtttaaGAAAGAAAATACAGAAGATCATTATTTAACACAAACTAATGTTCCATCACCACCTGAACCAGTACCACTTGGTCGACCAAGAAAATGGGAACAAAAGCAAGTTCAAATTCGAACATTAGAAGGAGAATTTTCTGTAACTATGTGGGCTTCCGGAACAGATgatg attacATTTTAGAAGAAGTTAGCAACCCCGAACCTGATCCAGATCCTGATTATGAAGAATATATGACTGAGCAAACAATTTCTGAAGAAATACCTCAAATAAACCTTAGTGATCCAAAACAACTCTCAGACTTTGCAAG ACCGGGTCATAAGTCAAAAGTGAAAAAATCTTATACTTCAGAAATGATGGACCGCACTATTGCGTGCCCTAATAAAAACTGCTCAAAAATGTTCCGCGATAACTCAGCTATGCGAAAGCATTTGCATACTCATGGTCCACGTGTTCATGTGTGTGCTGAGTGTGGTAAGGCGTTTGTTGAGAGTTCAAAACTTAAACGTCATCAATTAGTACATACTGGAGAAAAACCTTTTCAG TGTACTTTTGAAGGTTGTGGTAAAAGGTTTTCATTAGACTTCAATCTCAGAACACATGTAAGGATACACACAGGTGACCGACCATATGTGTGTCCATTTGATGCATGCAATAAAAAGTTTGCCCAATCGACTAACTTGAAGTCTCATATATTAACACATGCAAAAGcaaa tagacATATGTCACGACCAAGACCTAGTTCAAATCGGTCAATAAATCCGGTACCAGAAGATTTAAATCAACAGTATGTTAATGTTGAAATACCAGATGTTGATCatcaacattttattgtttatgctgaataa